One Vigna unguiculata cultivar IT97K-499-35 chromosome 7, ASM411807v1, whole genome shotgun sequence genomic region harbors:
- the LOC114190855 gene encoding uncharacterized protein LOC114190855, whose translation MAVRSKKEKEHLNLVLGSHLATIHETLQVLDRTPPSSATKVTWDDVMKMGDQVSKQATTVGMLWTGEQPESKAIEENMASYFNTLQGFLLVSHGSTVGAGPTLSSAVHASVKQVVDSSFRLMKETISLYGTHSKDQKLSVPQLVGPVWEACSALKKTPSTNVTAIGRGMTQVAVSVKDVLREMKELKPASSNDQVDKTSGESCPEAAPEPHDGNSSEDDIGNDLSPEEMKVAERAIEVVSDTLSFIKLLIHSIIGLLKVEKPSDNSSFVNSMEKLLQLCQELGRQIDEIGACLYPPQEIPAIKAGSEKILSIIDTVQVEVEQLLGSSDVFMEPCNGLRSSLRQLASELSNPSIADEAARLENITLTDK comes from the exons ATGGCTGTAAGAtccaagaaagagaaagaacatCTCAATCTAGTACTTGGTTCCCACCTTGCAACTATCCACGAAACCCTCCAG GTTTTGGATAGAACACCGCCGTCTTCTGCGACCAAAGTTACATGGGACGATGTCATGAAAATGGGTGACCAAGTTTCTAAACAAGCAACCACAG TGGGAATGCTTTGGACCGGGGAGCAGCCAGAGTCCAAAGCAATTGAGGAAAATATGGCATCATACTTCAACACTCTACAAGGTTTCCTTTTGGTTTCCCATGGTAGTACAGTTGGTGCGGGGCCTACTCTATCTTCTGCTGTTCATGCATCCGTGAAGCAAGTTGTTGATTCCAGCTTCAGGTTGATGAAGGAAACAATCTCTTTATATG GGACCCATTCTAAAGACCAGAAACTATCAGTACCACAATTGGTTGGTCCTGTATGGGAAGCATGTTCTGCCCTTAAAAAAACTCCTTCCACAAATGTTACAGCAATTGGGCGAGGAATGACGCAGGTTGCTGTTTCAGTGAAGGATGTTCTTCGTGAGATGAAAGAATTGAAGCCTGCATCATCCAATGATCAAGTTGACAAAACTTCCGGTGAGAGTTGTCCAGAAGCTGCGCCAGAGCCCCATGATGGTAATTCAAGTGAAGATGATATAGGGAATGACTTGTCGCCTGAAGAGATGAAAGTGGCTGAAAGAGCAATTGAGGTGGTCTCAGATACACTTTCATTTATAAAACTACTCATTCACTCCATCATTGGCTTGCTTAAGGTAGAAAAACCAAGCGACAATAGCAGTTTTGTAAATTCGATGGAGAAATTGTTGCAATTGTGTCAAGAACTTGGTCGACAGATTGATGAGATTGGGGCATGTCTTTACCCCCCGCAAGAGATTCCTGCCATCAAGGCAGGTTCGGAGAAAATACTCAGCATTATTGATACTGTGCAAGTGGAGGTAGAACAACTTTTAGGCTCATCAGATGTATTTATGGAGCCATGCAATGGCCTAAGGAGTTCGCTGAGACAGCTTGCATCTGAACTAAGTAATCCTAGTATTGCTGATGAAGCAGCCAGACTGGAAAATATAACATTAACCGATAAGTAG
- the LOC114191901 gene encoding protein DETOXIFICATION 14-like: MEKGLLEKENGGSGEIRWNVFVEEVKRVGYLAGPMVTVTLSQYFLQIISLMMVGHLGKLALSSTAIAISICAVSGFSVIFGMSCALETQCGQAYGAQQYRKFGVQIYTAIVSLALSCVPLSLLWVYLGKLLNVLGQDPLISQEAGKFAMCMIPALFGYAALQTLVRFFLMQSLISPLVISSSITLLFHVPFSWLMIFKSGLGNFGAAFAISTSYWLNVILLGLYMKFSAQCEKTRVPISMELFNGIGEFIRYAIPSAGMICLEWWSFELLILLSGLLPNPELETSVLSICLNITTTIYTIPESIGSAASTRISNALGAGSPQSARVCVYAAMTLATSEAILVSSIIFACRHILGYVFTNDQDVADYVMSMAPLLSLSVIMDSLHGTLSGIARGCGWQHLGAYVNLGAYYVFGIPPAAILGFCFPLAGKGLWIGILTGATCQTVMLSLITIFTNWEEQAIKARERIFQGSSSVEDALV, encoded by the exons ATGGAAAAGGGTCTCTTAGAGAAGGAAAATGGTGGTTCAGGTGAAATAAGATGGAATGTGTTTGTTGAAGAGGTGAAAAGGGTCGGTTATTTGGCCGGTCCTATGGTTACCGTGACTCTGTCACAGTATTTTCTGCAAATAATATCATTGATGATGGTTGGTCATTTGGGTAAGCTTGCTCTCTCCAGCACAGCCATTGCCATCTCTATCTGTGCTGTATCTGGCTTCAGTGTTATC TTTGGAATGTCATGTGCACTGGAAACTCAATGTGGGCAAGCATATGGAGCGCAGCAATACAGAAAATTTGGTGTTCAAATTTACACTGCAATTGTCTCGCTTGCTTTATCCTGTGTTCCTCTGAGTCTTTTGTGGGTGTACTTGGGGAAGCTGCTCAATGTACTTGGCCAAGACCCTTTGATTTCACAAGAAGCTGGAAAATTTGCTATGTGCATGATCCCTGCTCTCTTTGGTTACGCAGCACTTCAGACCTTGGTGCGATTCTTTTTGATGCAAAGCCTGATCAGTCCCCTTGTCATAAGTTCCTCCATTACTCTTCTCTTCCATGTGCCTTTCAGTTGGTTAATGATTTTTAAATCTGGACTCGGTAACTTTGGAGCAGCATTTGCTATCAGCACTTCATACTGGCTGAATGTGATTTTACTTGGATTATATATGAAATTCTCTGCTCAATGTGAAAAGACTCGAGTCCCAATTTCAATGGAACTATTCAATGGGATTGGAGAATTCATTCGCTATGCCATTCCTTCTGCTGGAATGATTTG CCTTGAATGGTGGTCATTTGAGCTACTAATCTTGCTTTCTGGTCTTCTACCGAATCCAGAACTAGAAACTTCAGTCTTATCCATATG CTTAAACATCACCACAACAATCTACACGATCCCAGAATCAATTGGCTCAGCTGCAAG CACTAGAATTTCAAATGCTTTAGGAGCTGGAAGTCCACAGTCAGCACGAGTATGTGTTTATGCTGCCATGACTCTTGCAACTTCCGAGGCTATTCTGGTGAGCTCAATCATTTTTGCTTGCAGGCATATTTTGGGTTATGTATTTACCAATGATCAGGACGTGGCGGATTATGTCATGAGTATGGCTCCTCTCTTGAGTCTTTCTGTTATAATGGATTCCTTACATGGTACCCTGTCAG GTATTGCTAGAGGATGTGGATGGCAGCACTTAGGAGCATATGTAAACCTTGGAGCCTATTATGTTTTTGGAATTCCACCTGCTGCTATATTGGGTTTCTGTTTTCCACTAGCAGGAAAAGGGTTGTGGATTGGAATACTGACTGGTGCAACCTGTCAAACAGTTATGCTATCTCTCATAACAATATTTACAAACTGGGAAGAACAG GCAATTAAAGCAAGGGAAAGGATATTTCAGGGAAGTTCTTCTGTAGAAGATGCGTTGGTTTAA